The following proteins are encoded in a genomic region of SAR86 cluster bacterium:
- a CDS encoding SO2930 family diheme c-type cytochrome has product MKKLFVVVYLSFIYSSCLLAVNDKAIKAVEFPSTLSEFNFFKDAKAQIPHENVLPYDLISALFSDYSEKLRFVYVPDEKQAEYREDRVFDFPLGTALIKTFLYPKDVRDNSLGRNLLETRLLLKKESGWEAVSYVWNDQQDEAFIKIAGKAIKTSWINKEGKVRKVRYKVPNKNECKECHASNDVMTPIGPKARNLNKEYTYDDGSKNQLLKWLELNLINNYPEDLTSTANWKDKDQDLNLRARAYLDINCGHCHAPSGAANSTGLYLNYSEKRPKHLGVFKSPVAAGRGSGSLKYSIVPQYPEESILLLRMLSTDPGIMMPEAGRSLVHEEAIFLIEEWIKSL; this is encoded by the coding sequence ATGAAAAAACTATTTGTAGTAGTTTATTTAAGTTTTATATATAGCAGTTGTTTATTAGCAGTAAATGATAAGGCTATTAAAGCTGTTGAGTTTCCATCAACTTTATCAGAGTTTAATTTTTTTAAAGACGCTAAGGCACAAATCCCCCATGAAAATGTTCTACCTTATGATTTAATTTCTGCTTTATTCTCTGATTATTCAGAAAAGTTACGTTTTGTTTATGTCCCAGATGAAAAACAAGCTGAATATAGGGAAGATAGGGTTTTTGATTTCCCTCTGGGTACTGCTCTTATTAAAACATTCTTATACCCCAAAGATGTAAGAGATAATTCGCTAGGCAGAAATCTCCTAGAAACAAGACTATTATTAAAAAAAGAGTCTGGATGGGAAGCAGTATCTTATGTTTGGAACGATCAGCAAGATGAGGCTTTTATTAAGATAGCAGGTAAAGCAATTAAAACTTCCTGGATAAATAAGGAAGGCAAAGTGAGGAAGGTTAGATATAAAGTACCAAATAAAAATGAGTGTAAAGAATGTCATGCTTCTAATGATGTTATGACACCTATTGGACCTAAAGCTAGAAATCTTAATAAAGAATATACTTATGATGATGGTTCAAAGAACCAACTTTTAAAGTGGTTAGAACTTAATCTAATTAACAATTACCCAGAAGATCTTACTAGCACAGCTAATTGGAAAGATAAGGATCAGGATTTAAATTTGAGGGCAAGAGCTTATTTAGACATTAATTGTGGACATTGTCATGCGCCTTCAGGAGCAGCAAATTCTACTGGTCTTTATTTAAATTATAGTGAAAAGAGGCCTAAGCATTTAGGAGTATTTAAAAGTCCTGTGGCAGCTGGTAGAGGAAGTGGAAGTTTAAAATATTCCATTGTTCCTCAATATCCTGAGGAGTCCATCTTATTGTTAAGAATGTTATCAACTGATCCAGGGATAATGATGCCTGAAGCAGGAAGATCCTTAGTACATGAGGAAGCAATATTTCTTATCGAAGAATGGATTAAATCACTGTAG
- a CDS encoding FtsX-like permease family protein: MTIFIAFLLYGLLHSMDDLFEGTHDMLSANIIIVTPKYNMMYGKLPISLINFLNSLEEIKGLAWMDYMAIDMESMIENPAVTAIGGDFFSVYTRFKTTDESLEAFQKDREAALVGKLIAEKKGWRIGDRIPIKSSMTLKEDGSDLWEFNIVGLYETSPEADELGVMIRYDYLDEARRYFKGTASMFIADVNPEDIPRVTNIIDKNYENSADATRTTTESGMAVKMLEDIGDFQLIVSSILAAVFFTILLIAANTMNQSVRERIPDLAILKSMGYKNIHLFIMVIIECNVLLVVGAALGLFTAVSLLPLIDAASGGVTQGMFSVDTFQILSGLGLGILLASLAGFIPAFKAYSLKVVDALAKG; the protein is encoded by the coding sequence ATGACTATTTTTATAGCCTTTCTTTTATATGGACTCCTTCATTCCATGGATGATTTATTTGAAGGAACACACGATATGCTGTCAGCAAATATTATAATCGTGACTCCTAAATACAATATGATGTATGGAAAATTACCTATAAGTCTTATAAATTTTCTCAATTCTTTGGAAGAAATTAAGGGGTTGGCTTGGATGGATTACATGGCTATAGACATGGAATCTATGATAGAAAATCCGGCTGTCACAGCTATAGGCGGCGATTTTTTTAGTGTTTATACAAGGTTTAAAACGACTGATGAATCTCTTGAAGCATTCCAAAAAGACAGAGAGGCAGCCTTGGTAGGCAAGTTAATTGCTGAAAAAAAAGGTTGGAGAATAGGAGATAGGATTCCAATAAAAAGTAGCATGACCCTAAAAGAAGATGGATCGGATTTATGGGAATTTAATATAGTCGGGCTATATGAAACTAGTCCCGAAGCTGATGAATTAGGTGTCATGATTCGTTATGACTATTTAGACGAAGCTCGAAGATATTTCAAAGGTACTGCTTCAATGTTTATAGCAGATGTTAATCCAGAAGATATACCTAGAGTTACTAATATTATAGATAAAAATTATGAAAATTCTGCGGACGCAACTAGAACCACTACAGAAAGTGGTATGGCTGTTAAAATGTTAGAAGACATAGGGGATTTCCAATTAATAGTGAGCTCGATTTTGGCGGCAGTATTCTTTACCATCTTGTTGATAGCAGCAAACACTATGAATCAATCTGTCAGAGAGAGAATACCAGATTTAGCTATTTTAAAGAGCATGGGGTACAAGAATATTCATCTATTTATCATGGTTATTATTGAATGTAATGTTCTTCTAGTTGTGGGAGCCGCTCTTGGTCTTTTTACAGCCGTTTCATTGTTGCCTCTGATAGATGCAGCAAGCGGAGGAGTAACGCAGGGTATGTTTAGTGTAGATACTTTTCAAATCCTATCAGGCCTTGGTTTGGGCATCTTACTTGCTAGTTTAGCTGGATTTATTCCTGCTTTTAAGGCCTATAGTTTAAAAGTAGTAGATGCTTTAGCGAAGGGATAA
- a CDS encoding efflux RND transporter periplasmic adaptor subunit produces the protein MSEKEELLNNLKINKEEKTDTDPLPIKQLLQIGGALIFFVIIGSWFFSDEDLQEVSSVLVKPVSVSGAPSASVLDASGYVTARRQATVSSKITGKVMEVFIEEGMFVKKGQILAQLDDSTFQAELNYSISQLNEAERIYNRRLELMKEKLISQSSLDSALAQLEGMQAKTEVSKQIVADMKILAPFSGIVVDKAAQPGEMISPISAGGGFTRTGICTIVDMDSLEIEVDVNESYINRVESGQPALATLNAYPNWDIPAEVIAIIPTADRNKATVQVRIGFLERDQRVLPDMGAKVSFLEKSSSSSAKNIDGVVVPNSAVSKQGEEHYVFLIKDGKLLKQSVILVDKTSNYSRIIEGIRVGDRVAESYNSSYKDNQKIEVK, from the coding sequence ATGTCAGAAAAAGAAGAGCTTCTTAATAATCTAAAGATAAATAAAGAAGAGAAAACAGATACTGACCCTTTGCCAATAAAGCAATTATTACAAATTGGTGGAGCCCTCATCTTCTTTGTAATTATTGGTTCTTGGTTCTTTTCTGATGAAGATCTTCAAGAAGTATCTTCTGTTCTTGTAAAGCCTGTTAGTGTTTCAGGGGCGCCTTCTGCAAGTGTTTTAGATGCCTCTGGTTATGTAACTGCAAGAAGGCAAGCTACGGTATCCTCTAAGATTACTGGGAAAGTAATGGAAGTTTTTATTGAGGAAGGTATGTTTGTTAAAAAAGGGCAGATTCTTGCTCAGTTAGACGATAGCACTTTTCAAGCGGAACTTAATTATAGTATTTCACAGTTAAATGAAGCTGAGCGTATCTACAATAGAAGGTTAGAACTCATGAAAGAAAAGTTAATTAGCCAATCTTCATTAGATTCAGCTCTAGCTCAGCTAGAAGGTATGCAGGCTAAGACAGAAGTAAGTAAGCAAATAGTTGCAGATATGAAAATTTTAGCCCCTTTTAGTGGAATTGTAGTAGATAAAGCAGCTCAACCAGGAGAGATGATTTCACCCATTTCTGCAGGAGGAGGTTTTACAAGAACAGGTATATGCACCATTGTAGATATGGATTCTTTAGAGATAGAAGTAGATGTAAATGAATCGTATATAAATAGAGTAGAATCAGGGCAACCAGCTTTAGCAACTCTTAATGCTTACCCTAATTGGGATATACCCGCTGAAGTAATTGCCATTATACCAACAGCAGATAGGAATAAAGCGACTGTGCAAGTTCGAATTGGGTTTTTAGAGCGGGATCAAAGAGTTTTACCCGATATGGGTGCTAAGGTGTCTTTCCTAGAAAAGTCTTCATCTTCCTCTGCAAAGAATATAGATGGAGTTGTAGTTCCTAATAGTGCTGTTTCCAAGCAAGGAGAAGAACATTATGTTTTTTTAATAAAAGACGGAAAGCTATTGAAGCAGTCTGTAATTCTAGTAGATAAAACATCTAATTATTCTCGAATAATAGAGGGAATAAGGGTGGGGGATAGGGTTGCAGAATCTTATAATTCAAGTTACAAAGATAATCAAAAAATTGAGGTTAAATAA
- a CDS encoding FtsX-like permease family protein — protein MRYWTIVFAALNKKRWRTFLTLMSITVAFLLFGLLRSVAVAFTDDINFSGDDRLVVASKYSIIDTIPIGYLQRIKGIEEVEIVAHRDWFGGTYQDRRNFFPKWPVPAKEFLDIYTEYKIPEDQRNEFISNRAGMISGKRLAEKFNWEIGDKIPITGDIYYKKDGTNLWEFDLVGIFSEPENPAEEDQVFINFAYFDEARSLDEGKVGNFVVKLRDKNDGEKVANQIDAMFANSVDETKTRTEAADNKMFASQVGDIGLIMNSILAAVFFTILLVTGNTMSQAIRERTSEIAVLKAIGYKDMTVMFLVLFEAITICILGAILGLLLTAAIIPSMQVGLYAFFGDFGFKPSIILSGIVLAFLTALLSGLPPAIAAMRLKVVDALRKE, from the coding sequence ATGAGATATTGGACAATTGTATTTGCTGCTCTGAATAAGAAAAGATGGCGAACATTTCTAACGCTCATGTCTATAACAGTTGCTTTTCTCTTGTTTGGATTACTTAGATCAGTGGCAGTAGCTTTTACGGATGATATAAATTTTTCAGGAGATGATAGGCTGGTGGTTGCTTCTAAGTACTCCATTATTGATACTATTCCAATAGGTTATTTGCAACGTATCAAGGGTATTGAGGAAGTGGAAATTGTTGCTCATAGAGATTGGTTTGGCGGTACTTATCAAGATAGAAGGAATTTTTTTCCTAAGTGGCCTGTTCCAGCTAAGGAATTTTTAGATATATATACAGAGTATAAAATACCTGAAGATCAGCGTAATGAATTTATTAGCAATAGGGCAGGCATGATATCTGGAAAACGCTTGGCAGAAAAATTTAATTGGGAGATAGGAGATAAAATTCCAATTACTGGAGATATTTATTATAAAAAAGATGGAACAAACCTTTGGGAGTTTGATCTTGTTGGAATCTTTAGTGAACCAGAGAATCCGGCCGAAGAGGACCAGGTCTTCATAAACTTTGCTTATTTTGATGAAGCAAGGAGCCTAGATGAAGGCAAAGTTGGTAACTTTGTAGTGAAATTAAGAGATAAAAATGATGGTGAAAAAGTTGCTAATCAAATAGACGCTATGTTTGCTAATTCCGTTGACGAAACTAAGACCCGAACTGAGGCAGCAGATAATAAAATGTTTGCAAGCCAAGTAGGCGATATAGGCCTCATTATGAATTCTATCCTTGCAGCAGTGTTTTTTACTATTTTATTAGTAACAGGTAATACCATGAGTCAAGCTATCCGTGAAAGAACTTCTGAAATAGCTGTCCTTAAAGCCATAGGTTACAAAGATATGACGGTTATGTTTTTGGTCCTTTTTGAAGCTATTACTATTTGTATTCTTGGAGCAATTTTAGGTTTACTTTTAACCGCAGCAATAATACCAAGCATGCAGGTTGGTTTATATGCATTCTTTGGTGATTTTGGGTTTAAGCCTTCCATCATTTTATCAGGAATAGTATTGGCTTTTTTGACAGCTTTACTATCAGGCCTTCCCCCAGCCATCGCTGCTATGAGACTTAAGGTTGTTGATGCATTAAGAAAGGAATGA
- a CDS encoding ABC transporter ATP-binding protein, translated as MSETLVEVQNLTKIYSRGGEELVVLDNLNLNVPKEDFLALMGPSGSGKSTLLNLIGGLDTPSSGSVSVDGERIEQMNSNQLSNWRASHVGFIFQFYNLLPVLTAQKNVELPLLLTKLSRSQREEHVKTALTIVDLLDRSGHKPNELSGGQQQRVAIARALVSDPDILVCDEPTGDLDRGTATEILELLKILNNDHGKTILMVTHDPVAAEFAKRTLHLDKGQLKD; from the coding sequence ATGTCAGAAACTTTAGTTGAAGTGCAAAATCTTACTAAGATATATTCTAGAGGTGGAGAGGAATTGGTTGTGCTAGATAACCTTAATCTAAATGTACCTAAGGAAGATTTTCTTGCTCTCATGGGCCCTTCGGGTTCTGGAAAATCAACTTTGCTTAATTTGATAGGAGGATTAGATACTCCTAGCTCAGGAAGTGTCTCTGTTGATGGAGAACGAATTGAACAGATGAACTCTAATCAATTGAGTAATTGGCGAGCTAGCCATGTTGGTTTTATATTTCAATTTTATAATTTACTCCCCGTACTTACAGCGCAAAAGAATGTTGAATTACCCTTATTACTAACTAAATTATCTAGAAGTCAAAGAGAAGAGCATGTTAAAACAGCCCTGACCATAGTGGACTTGTTAGACAGGTCGGGTCATAAACCAAATGAATTATCTGGCGGGCAACAACAGAGGGTTGCAATTGCAAGAGCGTTAGTATCAGATCCTGATATTTTGGTATGCGATGAACCAACTGGTGATTTAGACAGAGGAACTGCAACTGAAATCCTAGAATTATTAAAAATCTTAAATAATGATCATGGGAAAACTATTTTAATGGTGACTCATGATCCCGTGGCAGCTGAATTTGCAAAAAGAACCCTTCATCTAGATAAAGGTCAATTAAAAGATTAA